Proteins encoded by one window of Chroogloeocystis siderophila 5.2 s.c.1:
- a CDS encoding HAD family hydrolase — MVQAVILDVDGTLVLSNDAHAQSWVDAFTEYGYHISFEQVRPLIGMGGDQVIPRMVPGLNKEEGDGKKISERRKELIIEKYGPKLEAAPGARELVQRMKQQGIKLIIASSATSQELEVLLKAAKVDDLLDEATTSSDAEASKPEPDIVEAALRKLEMQPDAILMLGDTPYDIQAASAAGVSVIALRCGGFEDPQLEGAKAIYDHPADLLAHYDESLLSKH, encoded by the coding sequence GTGGTGCAAGCAGTAATTTTAGATGTTGATGGCACACTGGTGCTAAGTAATGATGCTCATGCACAATCGTGGGTTGATGCGTTTACAGAATACGGATATCACATATCATTTGAACAAGTCCGACCGCTCATTGGAATGGGTGGCGATCAAGTCATACCGAGAATGGTCCCAGGGTTGAATAAAGAAGAAGGCGACGGTAAAAAGATTTCTGAACGGCGTAAAGAACTGATTATCGAAAAGTATGGACCCAAGCTAGAAGCTGCTCCAGGAGCGCGAGAATTAGTTCAGCGGATGAAGCAGCAAGGGATAAAGTTGATTATTGCGAGTTCAGCAACAAGTCAAGAGTTAGAAGTGTTACTCAAAGCTGCAAAGGTAGATGACTTGCTTGATGAAGCAACGACATCGAGTGATGCTGAAGCTTCTAAACCAGAACCGGATATTGTCGAAGCTGCTTTAAGGAAGTTAGAGATGCAACCTGATGCTATATTGATGCTGGGAGATACACCCTACGACATTCAAGCAGCAAGTGCAGCTGGTGTGAGCGTGATCGCACTGCGTTGCGGAGGTTTTGAAGACCCGCAACTCGAAGGTGCTAAAGCGATTTACGATCACCCTGCGGATTTGCTTGCGCACTACGATGAGTCGCTTTTGAGTAAACACTAG
- a CDS encoding hybrid sensor histidine kinase/response regulator: MSKASILIVEDELLVAKDIQNRLTKFGYAVVGVVSSGKDAINKAIEKNPDLILMDIHLKGDLDGIEVAQVIYDDLNIPIVYLTANADDNTLERAKATEPFGYILKPFKEKELKTTIEITLTKHQIEKKLRQSEQWLATVLKSIGDAVITSDACGIVTFMNPVAESLTGWTQEEAYGRDATEIFNITHSISGQKVDSPIVQALKQGITVGIAEETLLITKNGIEIPIDDSAAPIRDDKGNITGAVLVFRDITERKQAKEARQKQIEQERLVAQLEKLNQLKDDFLSTVSHELRTPIANMKMAIQMLSLAPNIEKSRRYLEILQAECTRETELINDLLDLQRLELATYPTLLAEAIHLSDWLAKIIEPFVHRSEQRQQILQMNIISPNLIPLVSGRASIERILAELLNNACKYTPAGGKIILSVSQDDARSPEDAARNTDLSRVKTIFSVKNQAEIPQEQLPRIFEKFYRVPQSDRWQQGGTGLGLALVQKLVEHLQGTIDVTSDQGWTTFTVTLTNLVGNHEILRID, translated from the coding sequence ATGAGTAAGGCAAGTATCCTGATTGTAGAAGATGAGCTTCTTGTTGCCAAAGATATACAAAATCGGCTAACTAAGTTTGGATACGCCGTTGTTGGTGTCGTCTCTTCGGGAAAAGACGCAATCAATAAAGCGATAGAAAAAAATCCTGACCTCATTTTAATGGATATTCATTTGAAAGGAGACCTTGACGGAATTGAAGTAGCGCAGGTAATTTATGATGATTTGAATATTCCGATAGTTTACCTAACCGCTAATGCTGATGACAATACATTAGAACGCGCCAAGGCAACAGAGCCGTTTGGTTATATTTTAAAACCTTTTAAAGAGAAAGAATTAAAAACAACAATTGAAATTACACTAACGAAGCATCAAATTGAAAAAAAGCTGCGACAAAGCGAACAGTGGTTAGCCACAGTTCTCAAAAGTATTGGCGATGCTGTGATTACTAGCGATGCTTGCGGAATAGTGACTTTTATGAATCCTGTAGCTGAATCGCTGACAGGTTGGACGCAAGAGGAAGCCTACGGTAGAGATGCAACAGAAATATTTAATATTACGCATAGCATATCTGGTCAAAAAGTAGACAGTCCAATTGTGCAAGCTTTAAAACAAGGAATTACAGTTGGAATCGCCGAAGAAACACTTTTGATTACCAAAAATGGAATAGAAATTCCCATTGATGATAGTGCAGCACCAATCCGCGATGATAAAGGAAATATCACTGGTGCAGTATTAGTATTTCGCGATATTACAGAACGTAAGCAAGCAAAAGAAGCTCGTCAAAAGCAAATCGAACAAGAAAGGCTAGTTGCTCAACTAGAAAAACTTAATCAGCTAAAAGATGATTTTTTAAGTACAGTTTCGCACGAATTACGAACTCCGATCGCTAATATGAAAATGGCAATTCAAATGCTATCTCTTGCACCTAATATAGAAAAAAGCCGGCGGTACTTGGAAATTTTGCAAGCAGAGTGCACGCGGGAAACTGAGCTAATTAATGATTTGCTTGATTTACAACGCCTCGAATTAGCAACTTATCCAACGCTACTTGCTGAAGCAATTCATTTGAGCGATTGGTTGGCAAAAATAATTGAGCCATTTGTGCATCGTAGCGAACAACGTCAACAAATCCTGCAAATGAATATTATTAGCCCTAATTTAATACCATTGGTTTCTGGTCGGGCTAGCATCGAGCGAATTTTAGCAGAACTATTAAATAATGCGTGTAAGTATACTCCAGCAGGTGGGAAGATAATCTTAAGTGTCAGCCAAGATGATGCACGATCGCCCGAAGATGCGGCAAGGAACACAGATTTATCTAGAGTAAAAACGATTTTCAGTGTTAAAAATCAAGCCGAAATTCCTCAAGAGCAATTACCGCGAATCTTTGAAAAATTTTATCGCGTTCCCCAAAGCGATCGCTGGCAACAAGGTGGTACAGGTTTAGGGCTTGCTTTGGTGCAAAAACTTGTTGAACACTTGCAGGGAACGATTGATGTAACCAGCGATCAAGGTTGGACAACATTTACTGTCACGTTGACTAATTTAGTTGGAAATCATGAAATCTTAAGAATAGATTAA
- a CDS encoding D-alanine--D-alanine ligase family protein, whose amino-acid sequence MNKLRVGLLFGGRSGEHEVSISSARAIAQALLSGSNQQKYELLPFYIQKDGRWLPGDIAQQVLASGTPLQLDESNAQLPSDNSTSLPIPTSFCLPVSSASSPSQVADVDVWFPILHGPNGEDGTVQGLLQLMQVPYVGSGVLGSAMGMDKIAMKMAFAQAGLPQVKYMAINRAQVWSNPCVFPKLCDQIEATLGYPCFVKPANLGSSVGIAKVRSRSELEAALDNAASYDRRLIVEAGVVARELECAVLGNDNPKASVVGEITFESDFYDYETKYTAGRAALSIPASVPESVAAAIQEMSLQAFAAVDAAGLARVDFFYVEATGEILINEINTLPGFTATSMYPQMWEKSGVPFTELVDHLIQLALERHR is encoded by the coding sequence ATGAATAAATTGCGAGTAGGATTGCTGTTTGGCGGTCGTTCGGGAGAACATGAAGTTTCAATTAGTTCCGCACGCGCGATCGCACAAGCACTCCTATCAGGTTCAAATCAACAAAAATACGAACTTTTGCCGTTTTATATTCAAAAGGATGGGCGCTGGCTTCCTGGAGACATCGCGCAACAAGTTCTCGCGTCTGGTACTCCCCTCCAACTTGATGAATCAAATGCGCAGCTACCGAGTGACAACTCAACATCGCTACCAATTCCCACCTCTTTCTGTCTACCCGTTTCCTCAGCTTCGTCGCCGTCGCAAGTTGCCGATGTCGATGTCTGGTTTCCGATACTGCACGGTCCAAATGGTGAAGACGGTACAGTCCAAGGTTTGTTGCAATTAATGCAGGTACCCTACGTAGGTTCTGGGGTATTAGGTTCCGCAATGGGCATGGATAAAATCGCGATGAAAATGGCATTTGCCCAAGCTGGATTACCGCAAGTCAAATACATGGCAATTAACCGCGCGCAAGTGTGGTCAAATCCTTGCGTGTTTCCTAAATTATGCGACCAGATCGAAGCAACGCTTGGTTATCCATGCTTTGTGAAACCCGCGAATTTAGGGTCTTCGGTCGGTATTGCCAAGGTGCGTTCGCGCAGTGAATTAGAAGCAGCGCTTGATAATGCCGCTAGCTACGATCGGCGGTTAATTGTTGAAGCAGGCGTTGTTGCTCGCGAACTAGAGTGTGCGGTTTTGGGCAACGATAACCCCAAAGCTTCGGTCGTCGGAGAAATTACCTTTGAGAGCGATTTCTACGACTATGAAACAAAGTATACTGCGGGTCGAGCAGCGTTGTCAATTCCTGCATCTGTACCAGAATCAGTCGCTGCGGCGATTCAAGAGATGTCGTTGCAAGCTTTTGCGGCTGTTGACGCGGCGGGTTTAGCACGAGTCGATTTCTTCTACGTTGAAGCCACAGGAGAAATTCTGATTAACGAAATCAATACATTACCAGGCTTTACAGCAACAAGTATGTATCCGCAAATGTGGGAAAAAAGTGGCGTTCCCTTCACAGAATTAGTCGATCACCTCATTCAATTGGCATTAGAAAGACATCGTTAG
- the miaB gene encoding tRNA (N6-isopentenyl adenosine(37)-C2)-methylthiotransferase MiaB, which translates to MTTFNRRYHITTFGCQMNKADSERMAGILEDMGFEWSEDPNQADLVLYNTCTIRDNAEQKVYSYLGRQAKRKHEHPELTLVVAGCVAQQEGESLLRRVPELDLVMGPQHANRLQDLLEQVFAGNQIVATEPIHIVEDITKPRRDSTVTAWVNVIYGCNERCTYCVVPNVRGVEQSRTPEAIRAEMVELGRQGFKEVTLLGQNIDAYGRDLPGTTPEGRHLHTLTDLLYDVHDVPGIERLRFATSHPRYFTERLIRACAELPKVCEHFHIPFQSGDNEVLKQMSRGYTQEKYRRIIDTIRRYMPDASISADAIVGFPGETEAQFENTLKLVDDIGFDHLNTAAYSPRPGTPAAVWENQLSEEVKSDRLQRLNHLVAIKASERSQRYLGRTEEVLVEDQNPKDPAQVMGRTRGNRLTFFPGNIAELKGKLVQVKITEIRAFSLTGEVVVRQPVTI; encoded by the coding sequence ATGACCACTTTTAACCGTCGCTACCACATCACTACTTTTGGTTGCCAGATGAACAAAGCCGACTCGGAACGGATGGCTGGCATTTTAGAAGACATGGGCTTTGAGTGGTCAGAAGATCCCAATCAGGCAGACTTGGTTCTTTACAACACTTGTACAATTCGAGATAACGCTGAGCAGAAGGTTTATTCTTACCTTGGTAGACAAGCAAAGCGCAAACACGAACACCCCGAATTAACTTTAGTCGTTGCTGGATGTGTTGCACAACAAGAAGGCGAGTCGCTACTGCGAAGAGTACCCGAACTCGATCTTGTCATGGGACCGCAACACGCTAATCGCTTACAAGACTTACTCGAACAAGTTTTTGCAGGGAATCAGATAGTCGCCACAGAACCGATTCACATTGTTGAAGATATTACAAAGCCGCGCCGTGACAGCACGGTGACTGCTTGGGTTAATGTTATTTATGGTTGTAATGAACGTTGTACCTATTGTGTAGTTCCAAATGTACGCGGCGTGGAACAATCGCGGACGCCCGAAGCAATTCGCGCAGAAATGGTAGAACTAGGAAGACAAGGTTTCAAAGAAGTCACGTTGCTAGGGCAAAATATTGATGCTTACGGACGCGATTTACCAGGTACGACACCAGAAGGACGCCATTTGCATACGTTAACCGACTTGTTGTATGACGTGCATGATGTACCAGGAATTGAACGTTTGCGGTTTGCGACGAGTCACCCACGTTATTTTACGGAACGTTTGATTCGTGCGTGTGCAGAATTACCCAAGGTGTGCGAACACTTCCACATTCCTTTTCAATCAGGCGATAACGAAGTTCTCAAACAAATGTCGCGGGGCTACACGCAAGAAAAATATCGGCGAATTATTGATACAATTCGGCGGTATATGCCTGATGCGTCGATTAGTGCAGATGCGATTGTGGGTTTCCCTGGAGAAACCGAAGCCCAGTTTGAAAATACGCTCAAACTTGTTGATGATATTGGTTTTGACCACTTGAATACCGCTGCGTATTCGCCGCGCCCAGGTACGCCAGCCGCTGTGTGGGAAAATCAACTGAGTGAAGAAGTGAAAAGCGATCGCCTACAACGGCTCAATCATCTTGTTGCAATTAAAGCATCCGAGCGTTCGCAGCGCTACCTCGGTCGAACTGAAGAAGTGCTAGTCGAAGATCAAAACCCCAAAGATCCTGCGCAAGTTATGGGGCGCACGCGTGGTAATCGCTTAACGTTCTTCCCTGGAAATATTGCGGAACTTAAAGGTAAGCTAGTACAGGTAAAAATTACCGAAATCCGCGCCTTTAGCTTAACGGGTGAAGTTGTTGTCCGCCAACCGGTCACAATTTAA
- a CDS encoding PAS domain S-box protein gives MHICTELLLTRIVSRATKASYMAVYGWRRKHFLWSRYSVAVATVVITLLVKLLLAPVIDNESPFLLFFFAIVVSTWYGGRSTGILATVLAALCADYFLIPPFHSFLVDTVGFCVRLGLFIFEGTAITYVVAELNTAKQQAETRRLEALHYQETLQQSEERFRLFVESVGEYAIFMLDADANIVSWNVGAENLFGYKEAEISGKHFSSLFTLDDIRSGKPQQEIEQAIAQGRAEAQTWHLRSNGTWFWANCVITALRDNNGCLRGFAKVIHDFTEHHQVEVVLQKANEELELRVQSRTFELQNANEQLCSEIIERQQIEEALLDSQTRLQLINSISTAMMLGMSVEQIIKRTVRQISECFPSLRVAYSIIDQNGTLTVIHSLEPEGIPSLQGVTFDLQTMPDYLQAIQMNVPIVVEDIAQDLRFSTQNCALFRTYGIQAFVDVPLQYSKQLIGLLCFDSAQPRKWSNHEIGTLIVITQYLSIIIKNAQTQQERDRAELALQQAHDELELRVRNRTAQLAKANEELKTEIYERRRVEESLRQSEERLRFALSAADMVAWDWNTLTDEISYSNNAHSAIRLPSKTKINTATEFFNLIYSEDRDRVLQELRFQCTSANRNLYSTEFRLVHPDGSIHWMANQGKVSYDIAGKVIRVSGILRDITKQKQIADQIQASLVEKEVLLKEIHHRVKNNLQIISSLLSLQSGYIEDQQTLEILKAGENRIASMALIHEQLYQSQDLAKIDFADYIQNLVANLFSSYDVSSEQIILHSNIERILLSLDLAIPCGLIINELISNSLKHAFPNNKKGNIYIKLSAIDDRYHLSIRDDGVGLPKNIDPNNTESLGLQIVAALTQQLEGSLDIQSHNGTEFKIKF, from the coding sequence ATGCATATCTGCACCGAATTGCTGCTAACAAGAATTGTTAGTCGTGCGACTAAAGCTAGTTATATGGCTGTTTATGGTTGGAGAAGAAAGCATTTCCTATGGAGTCGCTATAGTGTAGCGGTGGCGACTGTAGTCATCACGCTACTGGTCAAACTGTTGCTTGCACCAGTCATTGACAATGAAAGTCCCTTCTTATTATTTTTCTTTGCGATCGTTGTTAGTACTTGGTATGGCGGCAGGTCCACAGGAATACTTGCGACAGTTTTAGCGGCTTTATGCGCCGATTATTTTCTCATCCCACCGTTTCATTCTTTCTTAGTTGATACTGTAGGCTTTTGTGTTCGTCTAGGCTTATTCATCTTTGAAGGAACTGCAATAACATATGTCGTTGCTGAATTAAATACTGCCAAACAACAAGCCGAAACGAGAAGGTTAGAAGCTTTACACTACCAAGAGACTTTACAACAAAGCGAAGAACGCTTTCGTTTATTCGTTGAAAGTGTCGGCGAATATGCAATATTTATGCTCGATGCCGATGCTAACATCGTTAGCTGGAATGTGGGAGCAGAAAACTTATTTGGGTATAAAGAAGCAGAAATTTCAGGAAAACATTTTTCTTCCTTATTCACGCTTGACGATATTAGGAGTGGGAAACCACAACAGGAGATCGAACAAGCGATCGCGCAAGGACGTGCGGAAGCGCAAACGTGGCACCTGCGGAGTAACGGTACGTGGTTTTGGGCAAATTGCGTAATTACCGCGTTACGCGATAATAATGGTTGCTTGCGTGGTTTTGCCAAAGTTATTCACGATTTTACCGAACACCATCAAGTAGAAGTGGTTCTGCAAAAAGCTAACGAAGAATTAGAACTCAGAGTCCAAAGCCGCACCTTTGAGTTACAAAACGCTAATGAGCAACTGTGCAGCGAAATTATTGAACGCCAGCAAATTGAAGAAGCTTTATTAGATAGTCAAACTCGACTGCAACTGATTAATAGCATCTCAACTGCGATGATGCTAGGTATGTCGGTAGAACAGATTATTAAACGTACCGTCAGACAAATCAGCGAATGTTTTCCTTCGCTACGCGTCGCTTACTCGATAATTGATCAAAATGGCACCTTGACAGTCATTCATTCGCTAGAACCCGAAGGAATACCATCACTTCAGGGAGTCACGTTTGATTTGCAGACAATGCCAGACTATCTCCAAGCGATACAAATGAATGTGCCGATTGTGGTAGAAGATATCGCGCAGGATCTGCGCTTTTCTACGCAAAATTGTGCTTTGTTTCGTACCTATGGTATTCAAGCGTTTGTTGACGTTCCATTGCAATACTCGAAACAATTAATCGGTTTGTTGTGCTTTGATTCGGCGCAGCCGCGAAAGTGGAGTAATCATGAAATTGGTACGTTGATTGTTATCACGCAGTATCTTTCGATCATCATCAAGAATGCTCAAACGCAACAAGAACGCGATCGCGCCGAACTTGCTTTACAACAAGCGCACGATGAATTAGAACTGAGAGTAAGAAATCGAACGGCACAACTTGCAAAAGCAAACGAAGAGTTAAAAACAGAAATTTACGAGCGCCGACGCGTTGAAGAATCACTACGACAGAGTGAGGAGCGCTTGCGCTTTGCGCTGAGTGCGGCTGATATGGTAGCGTGGGATTGGAACACTTTAACCGATGAAATTAGTTACTCCAACAATGCACATAGCGCGATCAGATTGCCGTCAAAAACAAAAATAAATACGGCGACTGAGTTTTTTAATTTAATCTATTCTGAAGATCGCGATCGCGTGCTGCAAGAACTTCGGTTTCAATGTACTTCAGCGAATAGAAATCTCTACAGCACAGAATTTCGCTTAGTTCATCCTGATGGTTCGATTCACTGGATGGCTAATCAAGGAAAAGTGAGTTATGACATCGCGGGTAAAGTCATCCGCGTTAGTGGAATTCTCCGCGATATTACAAAGCAAAAGCAAATTGCCGACCAAATACAAGCTTCGCTTGTTGAAAAAGAAGTTTTACTCAAAGAAATTCATCACCGTGTCAAAAATAATTTGCAGATCATTTCTAGCCTTCTCAGCCTACAGTCGGGATACATTGAAGATCAACAAACGCTAGAAATTTTAAAAGCGGGTGAAAATCGTATAGCTTCAATGGCACTAATTCACGAACAATTGTATCAATCACAAGACTTAGCAAAGATTGATTTTGCAGATTATATTCAAAATTTAGTAGCTAATTTGTTTAGCTCTTATGATGTTTCTTCCGAACAAATTATTTTACATTCTAATATTGAACGCATTCTTTTGAGTTTAGATCTTGCTATTCCGTGTGGTTTAATTATTAATGAATTGATCTCTAATTCTTTAAAACACGCCTTCCCAAATAATAAAAAAGGTAATATATACATTAAGCTGTCTGCAATAGATGATCGATATCACCTTAGTATTAGAGATGATGGTGTAGGATTACCAAAAAACATAGATCCAAACAATACAGAATCTTTGGGCTTACAAATTGTCGCTGCTTTAACTCAACAATTAGAAGGTAGTTTAGATATTCAGAGTCATAATGGTACAGAGTTTAAAATTAAGTTTTGA